A stretch of Cucumis sativus cultivar 9930 chromosome 2, Cucumber_9930_V3, whole genome shotgun sequence DNA encodes these proteins:
- the LOC101208032 gene encoding dirigent protein 2: MDTNFTTKLSLALILTAAAVSDTTARKSKHTNLILYVQDFANGPNPTFIPVAGVAGKPWNFTQFGTIFVTDNPITAGPDRNSRALGRAQGMYVVAAADGRNLAVILTLALAEGSSIEIQGTSRQFEGVRELGVVSGTGKFRFVRGFAVGKNVVTDIANGYTVVQFNVSLKHY; encoded by the coding sequence ATGGATACAAACTTCACAACAAAGCTTTCCTTAGCACTGATTCTCACAGCAGCCGCCGTTTCTGACACCACAGCCCGCAAGTCGAAACATACCAATCTAATTCTATATGTACAAGATTTCGCCAATGGCCCAAATCCCACATTCATCCCCGTCGCGGGAGTGGCCGGTAAGCCATGGAACTTCACCCAATTCGGCACGATCTTCGTCACCGACAACCCAATCACAGCTGGACCGGATAGGAACTCAAGAGCACTCGGTCGAGCTCAGGGAATGTACGTGGTGGCAGCGGCGGATGGGAGGAACTTGGCAGTGATTCTGACGCTGGCGTTGGCGGAGGGGAGCAGCATTGAGATACAAGGAACGAGCAGACAGTTTGAAGGTGTGAGGGAGCTTGGTGTGGTATCGGGGACAGGCAAATTCCGTTTTGTTAGAGGGTTTGCTGTGGGTAAGAATGTTGTTACGGACATTGCAAATGGATATACCGTTGTTCAGTTTAATGTATCTCTCAAACATTACTAG